In Carya illinoinensis cultivar Pawnee chromosome 7, C.illinoinensisPawnee_v1, whole genome shotgun sequence, the following are encoded in one genomic region:
- the LOC122316139 gene encoding TMV resistance protein N-like, producing the protein MVPLSNQTASSSIPPSASTSPRARWIHDVFLNFHGEDTRKNFTDHLYTALEKKGIIAFKDDEKLERGKYISQELLKAIRESMYAIPIISRNYASSRWCLTELAQIVECMRETSLTVLPVFYHVDPSEVRNQTGAFAEAFARHAEDPNIDTEKMQMWRVALKEVGNISGWHSHLRYESTIVQEIIKRILQGISRNFSTLSKGLVGIESRVEEMMNILGMGLDDIRFIGIHGMGGVGKTTLAEVIYDRISYQFEASSFIACIREETRNRGLVFLQKQLLSKIFMEREINIWDDRDGMNMIRNRLFNKKVLLVLDDVDREQHLTALAGSDDWFGPGSRIILTSRDSHLLKRHGVKDIYKVNELNNDEALQLFCLAAFKKPHPEENYVDLSKGFVKYAHGLPLALKVLGSSLFGRGTNAWKGAWGQLKANASKGILDILQVGFDGLEDLQKKLFLDIACFFTGEVLDSILMDILESFGYYPYLNVDILVEKCLITISSKRLRMHDLLQKMGQEIIYDESPEEPGRRSRLWHRKDVLHVLENNTGTEVIEGLVLNSPNQKDQERFSVKAFSKMTKLRILKIHNTSINVNSLSNLCEKLLNLHWHNDPLRSMPTHGLRVLEWFEYPSKSLSNSFEANNLIELRFPCSNLKQLWKGISVRCFLLVLLNFLLSTNRTKLVNAFFFLFNIYCFITEFREFETLRS; encoded by the exons ATGGTTCCCCTAAGCAATCAAACAGCCTCATCATCAATACCACCATCTGCTTCCACTTCTCCAAGAGCTCGATGGATACATGATGTTTTCCTCAATTTCCATGGCGAAGACACCCGTAAGAATTTTACAGACCATTTATACACTGCTTTGGAAAAGAAAGGCATTATCGCCTTCAAAGACGATGAGAAACTTGAGCGAGGAAAGTATATTTCTCAAGAGCTCTTGAAAGCAATACGTGAATCCATGTATGCCATCCCAATTATCTCAAGAAACTATGCTTCCTCAAGATGGTGCTTGACTGAACTTGCCCAGATTGTTGAATGCATGAGAGAGACAAGTTTGACAGTTTTGCCTGTTTTCTACCATGTTGATCCCTCTGAGGTACGAAACCAAACTGGGGCTTTTGCAGAAGCTTTTGCGAGGCATGCAGAAGACCCTAATATTGATACAGAGAAGATGCAAATGTGGAGAGTTGCTTTGAAAGAAGTAGGCAACATATCCGGATGGCATTCTCATCTTAG GTATGAATCAACAATTGTCCAAGAAATCATTAAAAGGATACTTCAAGGAATTAGTCGTAACTTTTCTACTCTTTCCAAGGGCCTTGTTGGAATAGAATCCCGTGTGGAGGAAATGATGAACATACTTGGTATGGGATTGGATGACATTCGCTTTATAGGAATTCATGGTATGGGTGGAGTCGGTAAGACAACTTTGGCAGAAGTCATTTATGATAGAATATCTTACCAATTTGAAGCTAGCAGCTTTATTGCTTGTATTAGAGAAGAAACTAGAAATCGTGGTCTAgtttttttacaaaaacaacTTCTTTCTAAGATCTTCATGGAAAGGGAAATAAATATATGGGATGATCGTGATGGAATGAATATGATACGGAATAGactatttaataaaaaagttcTTTTAGTCCTTGATGATGTGGATAGAGAACAACACCTAACAGCATTAGCAGGGAGCGATGATTGGTTTGGTCCGGGGAGTAGAATCATTTTAACAAGCAGAGATAGCCATTTGTTGAAAAGACATGGAGTTAAAGATATCTATAAGGTTAATGAGTTGAATAATGATGAAGCATTGCAGCTCTTTTGTTTGGCAGCTTTCAAGAAACCCCATCCTGAAGAAAATTATGTGGATTTATCCAAAGGCTTTGTGAAATATGCTCATGGGCTTCCTTTAGCTCTCAAAGTTTTAGGGTCCTCGTTGTTTGGTAGAGGAACAAATGCATGGAAAGGTGCTTGGGGTCAACTGAAAGCAAATGCTAGTAAAGGAATTTTAGATATACTTCAAGtaggttttgatggattggaggatttgcaaaagaaattgtttttagATATTGCTTGTTTTTTCACAGGAGAGGTCTTAGATAGCATTTTAATGGATATATTAGAAAGTTTTGGTTACTACCCATACCTCAATGTTGATATTCTTGTGGAGAAATGTCTTATAACCATCTCATCTAAAAGGTTGAGGATGCATGATTTGCTACAAAAAATGGGTCAAGAAATAATTTATGATGAATCCCCCGAAGAGCCTGGCCGGCGTAGTAGATTGTGGCATCGTAAGGATGTCCTTCATGTGTTGGAGAATAATACT GGAACTGAAGTGATTGAAGGCTTAGTGCTAAACTCACCTAATCAAAAAGATCAGGAAAGATTTAGTGTTAAAGCCTTCTCAAAGATGACGAAATTGAGAATTCTTAAAATTCACAACACAAGTATTAATGTCAATAGTCTTTCTAATCTCTGTGAAAAGTTGTTGAATCTACATTGGCACAACGACCCTTTAAGATCCATGCCAACACATGGGTTACGAGTGCTAGAATGGTTTGAATATCCTTCAAAATCCTTGTCAAACAGCTTTGAAGCAAACAATCTGATTGAACTTAGATTTCCATGCAGTAACCTCAAGCAATTGTGGAAGGGAATTAGTGTAAGgtgttttcttcttgttcttcttaattttcttctttctactaATAGGACTAAGCTCGTtaatgcttttttctttttgttcaatatttattgttttataacAGAGTTTAGGGAGTTTGAAACGCTTCGATCTTAG
- the LOC122317278 gene encoding 50S ribosomal protein L7/L12: MRYIRFISHIQKSFRQNPIPNFPPTTNPNVMALIQSKTSSSRSSCLLNSKRGYTSSVQKSKSSPSERVSEIVDELMGLTLLEVSDLVEVLRDKLGVTEMPTMMVMMPGMVPGALKGAAGKGGAAPKAEEKTEKTVFDVKLEGFDAAAKIKVIKEVRTFTDLGLKEAKDLVEKAPTLLKKGVTKDEAEKIIAKLKEIGAKVSME, encoded by the coding sequence ATGAGGTATATACGATTCATTTCCCATATTCAAAAATCATTTCGCCAAAACCCTATCCCCAATTTCCCTCCAACTACTAACCCTAATGTCATGGCCCTAATCCAATCCAAAACCTCATCTTCTCGATCCTCCTGTTTGTTGAATTCTAAGCGTGGGTACACATCTTCTGTACAAAAGTCGAAATCGTCCCCGTCTGAGAGGGTCTCGGAGATCGTCGACGAGCTCATGGGCCTCACGCTGCTCGAAGTTTCGGACCTCGTGGAGGTTCTGCGCGATAAGTTGGGCGTCACTGAGATGCCGACGATGATGGTGATGATGCCCGGGATGGTGCCTGGGGCTTTAAAGGGCGCGGCGGGAAAGGGTGGTGCGGCGCCGAAGGCGGAGGAGAAGACAGAGAAGACGGTGTTCGATGTGAAGCTCGAAGGGTTCGATGCCGCGGCGAAGATCAAGGTGATTAAGGAGGTGAGGACGTTTACCGATTTGGGGTTGAAGGAGGCGAAGGATTTGGTGGAGAAGGCGCCGACCCTGTTGAAAAAGGGGGTGACCAAGGACGAGGCCGAGAAGATTATTGCGAAGTTAAAGGAGATCGGCGCCAAAGTTTCGATGGAATGA